gaAGCTCCATACATTCCCATAATACTAGATCTGCATTTTTAATCAACTTACCTCAAAATAGGCCACAAATAGTGACAATATCCAATAGTTATATCAAGCCGCTTAATGAATAATATACCTgacaaagtaaataaactagagcAAAATGGGTTTAAAGCTTGCTtaagaaactttatttaaaactcCTTTTTATAAAGTAGAGGAGTTTTTATTAAAGGGTTGGGCTGAGTCAGATTTTATAGTGTAAAAAAGCTTAATTATAAGTGTATGTTTAACCACATTTAGGTAAATTTTACAAGGTTTCTGTGTTtaattgttaatagtttttagtCTTTGTTATTCAATgactatttatatagttttttatctatttatttgttctttattgaCTATTCAAAAACTAttgatttgttatttgttatgtattttaatcattgattttaaattcattgtaattcagcatgaaatatttatgtaatcaCCAGTAAAAAGAAACTGGTGCTATATTACCAACAACGGGTACTGTAAAAacaatcaagttattaatttttggatcatttcatttacataataaagagcatgaagtttatttatatgtaagcTCATTGTAAACGATTTGAACCATTTgcaataacaaaattgaaaatcttaaatatattttctcataggatagctgtaatattattttttatggctACCATTTTTAATTGTCCTGTGATCTCCAGGAGATGGCAGTGCCTATTTTGATCCAGAACTGTCCAGGTCACCCTCGCCAGCTCCTTCAAGTGGCGTGGAGAGCAATTCATTTAAAGAATCCCCGATGCAGATTGACATGCTTAGCTCAGATGGTACAAATATTGGTAAGTTCCGTTCAGTAATAAATTtgacatacaaattttaatggacATACTTTTAATGgagatattaaaaagtttaagtgCAGTACAGTTACAATTATTGACTGTAGTATCTCAAAATCCTGTCCTATCAAACATGTGACAGTGAAAACATTGAGTCAAACTGATTATTAAGGACAAAAATCAATTGATTACAGCAATATTCATATTTCTTGTTCTTACTCGATACTGAacagtaattatttgttttacagtaCTATACTTAACATATTCTACGGCAGAAACATCTGGAGGAAAAAAGATAATAATAGAAGAGGAAAGGAATTATAAGAAGGACACTGGTACCTGTAGGAAAGGAATTATAAGAAGGACACTGGTACCTGTAGTAATAACTCCATTTAATTCACCCAACTCTTATACTTGTCACAATATACTTATActtgatacaaataaagtcatttgattGATTGATGCTTTAGTGCAGGTCTGTATAACACATACAGCACTCACTGGTCACCGAATGCTTGTATGTTGTATGCTTGTATGTATCTTGTGAGGggaatcattaaaaaattatcatcCTTGTACTCAAGACATGTTTTTGTTATATGGTCTTGAACTAAATGGCTTTTATTCTAATAGTGAAAAACAGATGATTTGCAAAAAGTCATGATTGTCaatgaaattgtattaataatataaggaGGATTATATGCTCCATTTATTAACTCTAATTAATGTGGTGTAGTTTGTGACTCGTATCTgattattcaattatttgtaaatatcactaaatataaaatcacataaaaaccaatactttttattttttgaggcctTATTACAGAAAAGCTGTTTTCATCAGACATTtcacaaaagtaaacaaaatatgaagtaaacattgataaatgtaattaatgaagaggtaaattttttattataaattaaaaatatgaattataagcTTTATTGATCAATATGTGGGATAGATGTGACGGAGGGTGACAGACGCTCGGTAATGTCCGGGGGCTCGGTGCGGGGCTGGTTGCCGGATGTGGCAGTTGTGTTATGGCGGCGCATGTTGGGAGCATTGGGAGACATCAACGCCATTCGAGACCCTGCCTTGCATGCCCAGGTCTTTCAGTACCTCGTAGAACTTGTGGAGACACTGACCAAGGTACCAATGGTTCACTCACTAATTTGAAAATACTTAATTGAACctctaaaattgttataatttatttttgggatgagatgatttcatgtaaaaactgtgtgttttatatttctaGATCAAGTTAAATCAAGGAGTGCCAGGAGATAATCAAGCAACACCTCCTCTACCAGAGTTAGTTCCTCCAATCACCCTGGTGGCGCCGTGGTGTTTCCAGGTTAgatagttattattttagaaagATAACAGAATCTATATGTGATGTCAGAGGAGTAATTCATCAAAAAAACTAACTACAGGATCTGTCTCAGAAGTTCCAGTAATTCATTTTTGCAATTGgttatgtaattaaactttatgtAGATAAAGTGAAGCATAAAAATGCTTATACAAGCCTTCAGAGGGAAGCCTTATAGAACTCGTAAATGAAGTTGCACAAGAAGTTCCAGGAGGCTCAGTAGGATGAACACTCAGGGCACCTGTCAACTACAAAAACTGATGGTATTGTTCAAAAAATCATAATAACTGTTGGGCATTGATCAAAAAATGAGTGTTCTGGTGTTGGCCAAAGAAAATGGTTTGCCCACATTAGTGTTTCACCACGATGTAACAGAGGATTTTGACACAAGGTCAACAATAGAACTCTGCTTGAGTTGAGTGCTCTAAAACTCCTTGTAAATGGCTTCCAGAATTTCAATATTTGCTCCAATCTTTGATTTTCATCCTTTTAGTTCGCTCTTCATATTTCGGCTTCTATATTTCTCTGTGAACACATTGTTCACGGAATCTAACAGGGAAAATAATTTCCTTTACAAAACTGTACAATCTCTCAATTGCAATATTCCTTACGTCACCACTACGACTTTCACACGTTTATCCTCTACAAACTCTCCAACACAACTCTCTTGCTTACTCTCGATCATCTCTTCTCTCTTGTCACTCTCAATAGCTAGGCTCTGGTTCTTGATCACAGCCACTGGCTCTTGATTTATAGTCATTGATAACTGCCACAGCCACTGGTGCTTGCACGTTGCTGCCTGCAGTAGCATTGTTTCACCGGGCCCATTACCTTTAGGAAAAAACTGCTTCATCAcacattattaaagaatatttatcatGAGATgcctgttatatttttatttttaaacaaaattaaaaattaattctttccttgtaaaatattgtaaggcacctttaatttatttcttctaaaacaatttttgtgaGTTTGTTAACATGTATACTTTTAGATATTTCCCTGACCTTTATTAAAGCACTAAATGATATACTGTGATAAACTACtctttattatttgaagaacAAATGGAATAGTAAGTTATTATTctactacatattttaaaatctatttatataaccACAATTGATTTTGTATTTGGACTAGTCTGACATGTCATATATATCCAATGtaaaattcattcatttattacattaaatgctTTTCCTCTGAATAAATTggattttaaggttttttttagaaaaacagaTAAAAGTTCATTTGTCTGATATTTTAACATCTATTGACTGCTAACTGTGATGATATTTTTAGGCACTGAACCTGTCTGATGCATTCCACAGAGGCAAGCTGTTTGCCTACAGACTGTTGTGTAATATAGTATTGTCCAGCCATGATGTGCCCCTGCCCCCTGGCCTCCTCACACAGTTCTACAGGGTCGTCCACATGGCTCTCACTTCTAGCGATCAGGTGAGTCAGCATTAATATGTTCAGTCACATTTAACTAATGATTCAGGAGACAGTTTTCAAACATCAACAGTtttcttttgtttacatttcttttttcttgtgtattgtataaattaaaaatgtaacggGATAGTCTCTTTTCTTGGACCCTTCAAGAATATCAGGGTAAATATCAGGAATGTCCCAAGCTTATATTGCATTGCGTATTATCAACATCCTGCTGCTGTTAGATAAATCATTAACAATATACAGAAAATTATATGTTACCTTTGACTACTTTTTGTATGTtgaaaaaaatgcttaaaagtttTTGCCATTTCTCAGGTCTGTGGTGGAGTTCCAAAAAGGACCACAGCTTATAAGTTTGTGATGATGAAAGCATGTAAATTGTGTCATCTCAACATAGcaactagttttattttgtttcaattgtaTCAAGTAATTATTAacatcagataaaaaaaattacactctTGTCAACACATAATGTAGTTATGGTTTGACAGTATCAGATTatagacactgcactaagaggaaggtgaactggagctaaactcaacatttacactGTTGTCAAGATGAAAACTCagcttataacaatatttaaaacaaaagtaacatTAAGAAACTGTGGTGTTTTCAATAACtgatataattatgtacatgaataatgaaatatagtttttataattaatatcttctATAGAATAAATAGTGATATTTTGGGTCAGTTAACACTTTTACTTCCGGTTTATACCAAATGAGACTGACTACTCTTAATATGCTCCTACACCACTGTAGTAATTATATTCCTTACTTACAGAGTACTGTAAATACTGTTGTACGATACTGTGGACCAAGATTCTTCTCACTACAGTTTTCTGGCTTCTCACTTCTACTACTGGATTTCATACATGCAGCGAACACAGTCGTTTGCTGTCCAGAGCTCAGAACTGTAAGTATTTTTCTTATCATTTGTTAACTGTACCattgtttcttgttaaaatacaataaatatcttttaacccattgcggatcactgacgagctcaggtcgcaaaagcagtctgcttttaaatttccctccaaatagttctgttaatgtctgatagatcgggcgatcgtcttcacttgtctactaagagtgtttaacaacggtctacgtttagagttttcaaaagttttataaatatcctacagatcgcagttgtatgtcgaagttgaaaaatcattcatatgagttaactctctgctttttagtgcttctgattgggtgttttcctcagttgttattataatacttttgaggttagtgacacaactaaacgacgcagacgtacatgttggtgggtttagtctagacaatggcccggatgttgcaatcgattcgcccgagccgctttatttagactatgattcagacatcatccctgccacgccgtaaccttgctcgcgtgttatcgttcctacatcacggataccccagcaggcccatgttccatctgaacgaataccttcgcagctgaattttctagtatacaatagcgaacaatacgatgtggcgcaccattgctgttcgtgcggccgctgcccgtgaattaattcgcgcccgctggtgcccgcgcgccaaaacaatacgatccgcaatgggttaaaagaataatatagtgtatgtatattcatattatttattatctttttttgcatattatgacattttaaaataataatgtaatgctGTATTTTACAGACTCCAAGAACTGAAGCCATGTCCATTCTGGGGACATTGTTAAGCTTTCCTTCCATGTTTTTCCAACTACCTCTTCTCCAACCTACTGCCAAAGAGTTTATGGCAAGACCTGCACCTGATGCCAAGGTATTTATTTGTGCTTTGTAAGTacttaattctttattatttcacaagaattctttaattaaaatttttaatattaaaaacttagaattataaatatttttaaatattcttattttttaaattgtttacttacGTTTGTAACTAAAATCTCTATATTTTCTTATGTGAAAAACTTTCACTTTTTTTTGTTATGTGTGCATTACCCCATTGCTTAAAATGCCAATCACTATTTGATACATCACGGTTGTCAAAATTGTTTCTTAATGGATAGCTGTACAAACTGACACAAAAACAAACACTGTGTACATAAGAATCTGTAAAACTTCTGACTAAAATTGTTGAATGTAGATACAGTTTCTCTGTTCCATCTTTTATGGCCTTAACCTacagtaaaaatagttttcaacaaTCACTTTACAACCAGTCTAGAGCttagtattaaatatatgatattacTAGAAGGTAATTCATTATgctttttaaaacagtaaaagaaaaaaacCGTGTAAAACTAAACAGAACTGAACCCATCTGACAGGAATAAAAAGGATAAACAGATGTGCTTAAATGCTGAGTGACTAGTGGAGTAGTGGTGTGATTTTTAGCAGTTGGtgtaaaaaatgtactataaaagtGTGTACAGGAATGGGAAATTTGCATGttcaaatataatagttttacttgAATCAATGCACAACATAATTAGCAGGTGACATTTAAcaagttgaaaaaataataaaataacagttttgagTTAATTATAAGAGTTGTACAGGAACATGTGGTGAAGATTCTGCTGAGGAGTGGAAAGACTGAAAGTTCTGGTGTTGCAAGATGTATAGCTCTCTCCAGCTTGGGGATCTTCATATATCAGCAACTGTCTCAGGTGAACTCCATGCCTGTccaccacacccccccccccccccacccccccccccccccacccccccccccccccacccccccccccccccacccccccccccccccacccccccccccccccaccaacttGCGTATCCAAGTTCCTGAGTTCCCGCAGGAAGTTTCTCGCTCTTGTCCAGCAGATGAAAGCTGCACGTCCTGCGAGTTCCCATCCTGGCCAGCCCCAGCTGTGAGAAGAGCAAGACGACAGTGCTGAAATGCGTGGATAGTGGTGTTCCGGTGCTCTCTACGAACGTCTGCACCTCTCCTGATTGCATCCTGTAACATGTGTGTAAATATGGTCTGTAGCCCAACTTCTTGTCAGTCAGATATTTAACAGATCTTAGGTGATAAGATGAGCTCTTGGTTTTCATCACACTTGGCGTCTAAGGACATAGCGTAACTACCATTCAACACTTCATGCCTTCCCTGGAAAATAAgctatctttaataattattggctTCTAAGAGATATTAACCCTTACAGGTGGCCAAAGTGGTTGTATAGACTGGTGAGGGAACATCTAGATAGTCTTAAGTTGGTGTGATGACGTTGCCACTCAAAGTGTTAATCTGATAACAGTCgaaattaataaatcattcatCTCTGTACTCAACAAGttacgtcttgattttctaaatgttataaaaaagttaataacaaaaataaaaaagggtaaAAATGTAAGATTGCTATACAacagtattagttttttttttacaattccagATGTCATGatttaatatttgcataaaaataatacaaaacgaTCCCTGAacaccatattaaaaaaatttaaaatataaaggattttgtatttaaatattctttgtttttaaattatatacataatttgttattttaaaggtaGCAAATACTAGGACAACAAAGCTATATATTTTCGTATTTAGAATATATTTGGAGAGAGTATATTAACAGGGGACTCGAAAATTGTTGCCTCAGGATTTTGTTCTCTATGAAGGGGAAGCAGCCTGCTCTAATTAATCTAAGTCAACTGAGGgcatttttttctgtaaaaactgCCAGCTGTTTGTAGTCTACAAACAGCAGAAAATGGGTGTGACCAATGTTTTTACCTCAGGtcagttaacattaaaattttcgtTTAAGCTAATTATAAGGatgtattgttacatttttaatgatattgTACAATTCAACGATCCTAACACATCTGGATTTCTTTTTTCTTCTTAAGGACGTGGGCCTATATGAGCCATGCACTTAAAACCTCACAGGGTTTTTGGTGCACCCTAGAAGAATACCAATGAGGGACAGTAACATCATTTTCAAGAACAGAAAAACTCACCAACCCCCCCTGTCCCAAGACTACCAAAGAATGGTGATtctgaaatcttaaaaataatctattgCCAATTCTCATACTAAACGGAGATTCTAATAAGCTTTTTATTAACCTAAGGTATGATTTAAACATCAACTGCAATCTCTGTTCCAttccttgaaaaaaaaataaaaccccttttttggATGAAACTGTctgataatataaaaagtaatccAAAGGCAAGGGGTTACCACACTCTCTATTGTACAGGGATTGTGCAGAATTTCAAGgaaatagctatattttaaaaacaagggtTGTACTACCTAACCTTCTTACTATTAACCTTCCATAGATTATAATTATGGGaatattaaaacgtattttaaacttacaaatgttttgttacattatCCAAAACCAACcctattaatgataaaaaatatttaaatataaacgtaacgtatttttatagtgaaaaatatTAACCGACATAGAGCTTCAAAAAGATTGTTTAAGTGAAACCAAAAATTGCTGGCTCATTTTCCTGTGATAACAGACGCAGCAGACAAGTAGCATTACACATACATAGAAAAAAAGAAACTGaaagatgaaaaatattattttttttaaagtacaataatttttgttaaattaggtTTGTTCTATCTGGGATTTTATTAAAAAGACAGAGCAAACAAAAAACAACCACCGTTTTAGCAATTAGTAAATTTGGGGTACTAACCGATCAGTAGGTCAGTTAGTTTGGCAAATAGACCACAGTAATGTTACGTATTAACCtgttttgaaaattcaaagtACCGGTAAAAGCAACGATTGACTTAAGATCAGTAAATTTGTGTATTGGTTATCTTGGAAATACAAGAATGTACTTTAACTTTGATGTACCTGTTCTTTTTACCTGTAAAATTACATCTTTTTTTTAGCACTATCAACACTTATACATTTACATATCTTAATATTtctattgataaaattaaaaataatcttcagCTAAATTGTTCAAAAGATTAAACCTAACAAAAGTCTAATTATGAAAGGTTGGAACTCACATTTGGGCAAGTCCAGAGCTGCGGGAAATACGTAGTCCTGTTCTAGACAAACTCTGGGGTTTAACCACCGATCCCATAGCCTCCTGCTCATAGTTCAGGAAAGGAGTGGAGAGGTAGCAGGGAATGTTCCGGGGGGTATCCAGACTCTCCAGACACTCCGGGCTGGTCTCCCCAATGTACTGTAACAGCTGTCAAACATCCCAGTTAGCCTCCAAGCAATTTGAGAAACTTTTTTAACTATTCTTCTGGAAATTTACAAATGACCCTAGTATGGGCAGGTGATTTTGAGACTTTGATCGAATATCTATATTcttatactttaatattaacataatttcaGTTTATcccaaaagaaatttataatacaaaaacttacATCCATCTTAGGTTGTCAAGATCGTCTGCGGAGTTTTCAAACGTGGGCAGAGAATGTTGGGGCGACCGAGTGTCTGAGAGTGTGTTGAGGAACTGATGGTCCGACGATTGCAGGAGTTAAAGCATCTTTTTTCGTTCCATTGTTGGGCTCACTGTTTCCACTTGTCCACGTTCAGCTCATTTTTCCTAAACACAATAATGTAAATCAGTTTggttgtaaaaacttaaaaaaataaaaaaaaacgtaaaatacgTTAATATACACAAACAATCAACTGAAGGAATATCACTAAAGGAATATTTGACTGTATTTGGAATATTCAACTCactgaaatatgaaaattaaatgtttcaaactaataataatgtgtaaaaatatgatGTCTTTGGTAGCAGTTGTAAGAAATTAAAACGAGGTAATACAGTGTGATTTAGTAAAAATGAATACAAAGTATAATCTATCCtgaagtttaaacttttaaattactatagGAAAACCAATGTATGGAtagatataaacaataatattatgctTAAAGCCTTGGatgttctgaaaaaaaaaaaaatagagtttTCGTGATTATCTTGAGCCAGACTTTGAGGTAAGTGCCAGTTTGGTACTAAGCGTGTTGACTAAAATCAGATAATTACCTAACCCCTTCCTGTGTAGTTATTGATCTTATATCAGACAACTGTCATTTTCATATAGTAGCTTTGCCCATTCGGAATGACATGGTAATTAATATGttagaattatattattagttattatgtattattacacATGTGTACAACGAGCCATATCCAAAAGTAAGAAAGTGATGTTTTCACGGCAGAGGGATTTCTTTTGACATGTTGGCTACATTGCCTCAACCTGTAGTTTTTCCCTTCCAAACAAGATAACGGATGATGCCGCATATTTCGCACTTGGCAATTAATGGAATTGACATGTTTTACGAAATGTACTGTTGCATTGACAGTTCTCAATGTACTGATCTTGAACCAGTTTTGTTGCAGAGGGGAGGAATTAGGCTACATggcagtgtagccaacatgtTGGAAAAAATCTTTCCGGCCATGAGAGCCTCAATACACTTACttcttgaaatttgtttaatttttgtaatttgttatagtGGGATGGCATTACAGTAACTCCAGGTAAGTTTCTACATAAGTGAGTAGATATTTGTTGTCAAAAATACACACTTTAGAACACTTAAACTGGGAGCTCACTTCACTttgactgtagtcagtcagccatgtTGGTCCGTCTGACTACAAATTTTCAAGTTGGTATGCCTGCTGATTTTCCTAAGTAGTAACATTACCCTTTGATTTGTTCTTTATCTATTACAACATTCATTGTATTatgttataaacacaaaaataataaactaataaacattataaatgtagtatttataTGATATTCACAGTGCTTGTCTTTCTAcagaaatgaaaaaatgaaaaactatgattatttttaattaggattttagAAATAGCTGTAGATTGGGAGGAATAAATGAATAGATGGTACTGAAAGGAGAGAAACAATTCTGAGATAGTGCCTAAGGGTAGACATACCCGTGTGTTTCAACTGTTCCGGAGTACAGTAGAGGATGGAAGCATCCCAAGAGGCCTTGCCAGCAAGGTCCCGCAGGATGATGCGGACTTGGGAGGACGCAGTAACTAGTCCCGCAGTAACTCCCCCTCCTGGCACCTCCAGAGCTGGCAACTCAACTAGCGACATCAGCAGATTGGTGTTCAGCACAAACAGCTGGAATTGCAATCATACTGTCTCAGGAGCATTCAGAACTACATACATTTCTTAATACATTTACTGTGGCTGTCTGGAAGTCCAGTCCCTCCCTTCACCCTGACTCCTTATTGAATGGGCAGGGAAGGTTGTGCTGCTTACCAGGTGTAGTGCCAGTTCCGTTTCTTTGCGCTAACAAACTGTTATTGGATTTCCATCTTGGATAATTTtctgtgtgtgtgttgtgtttgttgttgtttttaatgtaccATGACTGTGTATAATTATGTTCACTGTAGTCCGAAAGAGGAGGATATTGAATACATTGAAGACTTGTTATCTGACTGAGAAAAATCTGATTCAAGTTAGACCGTGTTGATGGTAAAATGGTTTGAAAATAGTGTGATAATGGGATATTTTTGTTGAGTTTGAGTGGGAAAATGTAAATACGAGgaaatacgaggggtattagaaaaataaggttcccatgatttttaaaaatagacagctctatatttctacccagtgttatacatcaatttaaaacttaaaagttaagctatttttctacataatcaccgtttctgtccaaacacttttgtagacgatgctctaACTTTTTTATCCTCATGTTGTacaattctgccgccaatcctttgaggaatcgagtaacctctttcttgacttcatcatcggtactgaagcgttggccacccaagtgttcctttaattttaggaataagtgataatcacttggggctatgtctgggctgtaggggggatggccGATATTCAAccaatattgtctcaactttttcaacaactccatttgaaactgaaggccgtccacgTCGGatttcatcgtgaatttccatgcggccttcacttgaattctctacaccatttcccgaacgtgttgaacagatatgcaattttccccataaacttcgattaactgacgatgaatttcaataggtgaaatctgttttgcatttaaaaaacgtatcacagcacgaatttcgcatctggcggtaacaacgatagggagctccatcttcgaaagCAGttaggccggcactgttggacgtagcgaggcgcgagtggtatggatagagagagggacaactgatgagtaagacagtgttgccagatttctcccaaaAATATTGCATTCTGTCTttgcggcatagggaaccttatttttctaatacccctcgtataaaACAATacaggattttaaaaaataaacataaactgatTTGTGGATGTCAATAAGGATGGAGACTGAAAAACCAGTGGAATTTCAGCCCCAGAAATGATAATCAATTCCAGACAACAAGGGTCCTTGAACATCTTCAATGAActttttggttatatttttggGTTAGTTATTagattgtatttttacaaatgtttcattTGTTCTCTTACTCATTTTCCGCAGCAAATGTGTTAAGTTCAGCTTAGTCTTCAGTCAAAGTCGAATCTCAAACTTTCCACAAAAGATTTGGAACCGAGCATCTTGGTGAGATTTGACAAATCGTATCTACCGAGATTCATGGATTACTGAATTGAGTTATTTTCATGTCATACTACTTCCAAAAAAGTTTGGTAGTCAATAACGTTGAAAAAGATAATATCCTTTCAGATTTGCTGAGGTCGACTGTCTCCCTCCTCCTATAATCTGTATAACACTCCCAATAAATGGGATACACAGCAAGTACCACTAAAATCATGATTAAATACTGTATTCAAAAGTAATTAGTAGTTTCAGGCTCCAAATTACGCTGTGCTGTATTCAATTTCATATAccataatacaataattattaagttttcatGATACttgttgtcaataaatattaagacGGATGAACTGTAAATCCAGTGTTTTGCTGCAGAGAAT
The Homalodisca vitripennis isolate AUS2020 chromosome 1, UT_GWSS_2.1, whole genome shotgun sequence DNA segment above includes these coding regions:
- the LOC124352970 gene encoding probable Rho GTPase-activating protein CG5521, producing the protein MSLVELPALEVPGGGVTAGLVTASSQVRIILRDLAGKASWDASILYCTPEQLKHTENELNVDKWKQ